In Ruminiclostridium papyrosolvens DSM 2782, the following proteins share a genomic window:
- the ilvD gene encoding dihydroxy-acid dehydratase — protein sequence MRSDVVKKGIEKAPHRSLFKAMGYTDEELERPLIGVANSKSEIIPGHIHLDKITEAVKAGIRMAGGTPIEFGAIGVCDGIAMGHTGMKYSLATRELIADSCEAMGMAHSFDGMVFIPNCDKIVPGMLMAAARVNIPSIVISGGPMLSLNKDGKQLDLNSMFEAVGSYKAGTMTKEEVDEIENQACPGCGSCSGMFTANSMNCLTEVLGMGLTGNGTIPAVYAERIRLAKYAGMKIMELVEKDIKPSDILTNEAFENALTVDMALGCSTNSVLHLPAIANEIGIEINLDIINEISSRTPNLCKLAPAGKYHIQDLYNAGGVQAVMSELAKKDLLHMDLITATGKTVEENIKSAKVKDYEVVKSIDAPYSTTGGIAVLRGNIAPDGAVVKKSAVAEEMLIHSGPARVFDSEDDAITAIYNGKINKGDVVIIRYEGPKGGPGMREMLGPTSAIAGMGLDSDVALITDGRFSGASRGASIGHVSPEAMEGGPIALVCEGDIVDIDITSGRINIKVSDEEMAKRKESWKAPQPKITTGYLGRYARLVTSASTGAILK from the coding sequence ATGAGAAGCGATGTAGTGAAAAAAGGCATAGAAAAAGCACCCCATAGATCACTATTCAAAGCTATGGGATATACTGATGAAGAATTGGAAAGACCGTTAATAGGTGTTGCAAACTCAAAAAGTGAAATAATACCGGGACACATACATCTGGATAAAATAACTGAAGCGGTAAAAGCCGGAATCAGAATGGCAGGGGGAACACCAATAGAATTTGGTGCAATCGGCGTATGCGACGGTATAGCAATGGGACATACGGGAATGAAATATTCACTTGCAACCAGAGAACTAATCGCTGATTCCTGTGAAGCAATGGGAATGGCACACAGCTTCGACGGAATGGTTTTCATACCAAACTGTGATAAGATTGTGCCGGGAATGCTGATGGCTGCCGCAAGAGTAAATATTCCGTCCATAGTTATCAGCGGAGGGCCGATGCTTTCCCTTAACAAAGATGGAAAACAGCTTGATTTAAACAGTATGTTTGAAGCCGTTGGTTCTTATAAAGCAGGGACAATGACGAAGGAAGAAGTGGATGAGATTGAAAACCAAGCATGTCCGGGCTGCGGCTCATGCTCAGGGATGTTTACGGCAAACTCCATGAACTGTCTTACAGAAGTTCTTGGAATGGGGCTTACGGGAAACGGAACAATCCCTGCGGTATATGCAGAGCGTATAAGACTTGCTAAGTATGCAGGAATGAAAATCATGGAACTGGTTGAAAAAGACATTAAGCCTTCTGACATACTCACAAATGAAGCATTTGAAAATGCATTAACAGTGGATATGGCCCTTGGCTGTTCAACAAACTCCGTACTTCATCTTCCGGCCATTGCAAATGAAATCGGCATAGAGATAAACCTTGACATTATTAATGAAATCAGCTCCAGGACTCCAAACCTGTGTAAGTTAGCTCCGGCGGGGAAATATCATATACAGGATTTATACAATGCAGGCGGTGTTCAGGCTGTTATGAGTGAATTGGCTAAAAAAGATTTGCTTCATATGGACTTGATAACGGCTACAGGAAAAACAGTAGAAGAAAATATAAAAAGTGCGAAAGTAAAGGATTATGAAGTAGTAAAAAGCATAGATGCACCATACAGTACTACCGGGGGGATAGCCGTATTAAGAGGTAATATTGCACCTGACGGAGCAGTTGTGAAAAAGTCGGCTGTAGCTGAAGAAATGCTGATTCATTCAGGTCCTGCAAGAGTATTTGACAGTGAGGATGATGCAATTACAGCTATATATAACGGGAAAATAAACAAAGGTGATGTTGTAATTATCCGCTATGAAGGACCAAAGGGCGGCCCCGGTATGAGAGAAATGCTGGGCCCCACATCCGCTATTGCGGGAATGGGCTTGGACAGTGACGTTGCACTTATCACAGACGGCAGATTCTCCGGTGCCTCAAGAGGAGCTTCAATCGGACATGTATCACCGGAGGCAATGGAAGGCGGCCCTATAGCACTTGTATGTGAAGGTGACATAGTTGACATTGATATAACTTCAGGTCGTATAAATATTAAGGTATCCGATGAAGAGATGGCAAAGCGTAAAGAGTCATGGAAGGCTCCACAGCCTAAGATAACCACAGGATATCTTGGCAGATATGCCAGATTGGTTACATCTGCAAGTACAGGAGCAATACTAAAATAA
- the ilvB gene encoding biosynthetic-type acetolactate synthase large subunit has translation MKLSGADVIIECLKEQGVDTVFGYPGGQAIIIYDALYRARNEIQHILTSHEQGASHAADGYARATGKVGVCIATSGPGATNLVTGIATAYMDSVPMVAITGQVPTSLLGKDSFQEVDITGITMPVTKHNFIVKDVTQLAPTIRKAFAIAKEGRPGPVLVDVCKDVTATQVEYTPQKPAKEDYQSIKLTDISTEDLDRAMQAINEAKRPFLLSGAGVGIAGAEREILELSETASIPVCTSLMGMGTFPGTHQLYTGMVGMHGTKASNYAVHNCDLLIVAGSRFSDRIVSNINTFAPEAKIMHIDIDPAEVSKNVRADYPLVGDIKKILKALLKGIVYKSDTDWTKRVLEWKEKYPLKYDKSDTAIKPQYLIERICELTKGDAIITTEVGQHQMWAAQYFKYNRFRQFISSGGLGTMGYGLGACIGAQLARPDKKVINIAGDGSFRMNCSELATAVEYKLPIIIALFNNKSLGMVRQWQELFFGGRFSQTSIDRGTDFAALAEAFGAKGINVNYPTQVDEAINTALAETCRPVLLNFEIDKDDKVFPIVPPGAGLNEVVDC, from the coding sequence ATGAAACTGTCAGGTGCTGACGTAATTATAGAATGTTTAAAAGAGCAGGGTGTTGATACGGTTTTTGGATATCCGGGAGGTCAGGCAATAATAATTTATGATGCCTTGTACAGAGCAAGAAATGAAATACAGCACATACTTACCTCTCACGAACAAGGTGCCTCACATGCGGCGGACGGCTATGCCAGAGCAACCGGCAAGGTAGGTGTGTGTATAGCAACCTCGGGGCCCGGCGCCACAAACCTTGTAACAGGAATTGCAACAGCATACATGGATTCCGTGCCAATGGTTGCAATAACGGGACAGGTGCCTACTTCACTTTTAGGAAAGGACTCTTTTCAGGAAGTAGATATTACGGGGATAACAATGCCGGTAACCAAGCACAACTTTATAGTAAAAGATGTTACACAGCTTGCACCTACCATCAGAAAGGCCTTTGCCATTGCAAAAGAAGGCAGGCCGGGGCCTGTATTGGTGGACGTCTGCAAGGATGTTACGGCTACCCAAGTGGAATATACACCGCAAAAGCCTGCTAAAGAAGATTATCAGTCAATAAAGTTGACTGATATATCCACAGAGGATTTGGATAGGGCTATGCAAGCTATAAACGAGGCAAAAAGACCTTTTTTACTTTCAGGGGCAGGAGTCGGTATAGCCGGAGCAGAAAGGGAAATATTAGAGCTGTCTGAAACAGCATCAATTCCTGTATGTACTTCACTTATGGGAATGGGGACCTTCCCCGGCACACATCAACTATATACGGGAATGGTGGGTATGCACGGCACAAAAGCTTCTAACTATGCCGTACATAACTGTGATTTGCTTATAGTTGCAGGCTCTCGCTTCAGCGACAGAATTGTAAGCAACATAAACACCTTTGCACCGGAAGCAAAGATAATGCATATAGATATTGACCCTGCTGAAGTCAGTAAAAATGTGAGAGCAGATTACCCTCTCGTTGGTGACATAAAGAAAATACTAAAAGCTTTGCTAAAAGGTATAGTTTATAAGAGCGATACCGATTGGACAAAAAGAGTATTGGAATGGAAGGAAAAATATCCTTTAAAATATGATAAATCAGATACAGCAATTAAGCCACAATACCTTATAGAAAGAATATGCGAGCTTACTAAAGGTGATGCAATAATAACAACAGAAGTAGGACAGCACCAGATGTGGGCGGCGCAGTATTTCAAATATAATCGCTTCAGACAGTTTATATCATCGGGTGGCCTGGGAACAATGGGCTACGGACTTGGAGCCTGTATTGGAGCACAGCTTGCCAGACCTGACAAAAAAGTTATAAATATTGCAGGAGACGGAAGTTTTAGAATGAACTGCAGTGAACTCGCAACAGCAGTTGAGTATAAACTCCCAATAATAATAGCACTTTTTAACAACAAATCACTTGGAATGGTTCGTCAGTGGCAGGAGTTATTTTTTGGGGGAAGATTCAGTCAGACATCCATTGACAGAGGAACAGATTTTGCTGCACTTGCGGAAGCCTTTGGAGCAAAAGGAATAAACGTAAATTACCCGACTCAGGTAGATGAAGCTATTAATACGGCTCTAGCTGAAACCTGCCGACCGGTACTGCTGAATTTTGAAATTGACAAAGACGACAAGGTATTTCCAATAGTTCCGCCGGGAGCAGGATTAAATGAAGTGGTGGACTGTTAA
- a CDS encoding DEAD/DEAH box helicase, with translation MNKTFNDLGVSAPLLKAIDDMGFKTPTEVQSKAIPHILNNEDLIVMSKTGSGKTAVFGVSMLQMTDPEAEGPLGLILTPARELAVQVDSDIHKMAKYLKHKTTAVYGQHNINVETQTLKKGVSIVTGTPGRVFDHISHGSLVTKNIRFLVLDEADRMLDMGFLDQVVRIIKTLPKDRITLLFSATMPPEIHNICSRYMQNPTTIEIESQTKTVDTIHQVYYRVNYNEKNTQLNRLLIVEKPESCMIFCNTKAAVDRVQSFLTKKGYSSQALHGDIPQSKRLNTIQQFKQGKFHILVATDVAARGIHIEGLSLVINYDVPNDKDNYVHRIGRTGRAGHDGRAFSLVTGDDIISLYEIEEHIGALVPEEELPDESTFNKALVEAEQWIKTNSLKDKAPRSTSSESTDIKKKSSYSKDPQKTPRSKPDYSRRPVTQGKPAGKSLSSEPRPERINKGNAIHSDKRPPKTTPVAAGISKPPIRSVSRHVSPNKTQGLPSNDLRRSAPVQSSNKVQTSGVVNSKSTANTSKTNKQSVIKKILNKIFGR, from the coding sequence ATGAACAAAACATTTAATGATTTGGGCGTCTCAGCCCCTCTTTTAAAAGCTATTGATGACATGGGCTTTAAAACTCCCACCGAAGTCCAGAGCAAAGCAATTCCGCATATTCTTAATAATGAAGATTTGATTGTTATGTCAAAGACAGGCAGCGGAAAAACTGCCGTTTTCGGAGTTTCAATGCTACAGATGACAGATCCTGAGGCAGAAGGTCCTCTTGGACTTATTTTGACTCCGGCAAGAGAACTGGCAGTACAAGTGGACAGTGATATTCACAAAATGGCAAAATATTTAAAGCATAAAACTACTGCCGTGTATGGTCAACATAATATTAATGTAGAAACTCAAACTCTTAAAAAGGGTGTGTCAATTGTTACGGGAACACCGGGACGTGTTTTTGATCATATAAGCCATGGTTCACTGGTAACAAAAAATATTCGTTTTCTGGTTCTGGATGAAGCAGACAGAATGCTTGATATGGGCTTTCTAGATCAGGTCGTAAGGATTATAAAGACTTTGCCTAAAGACAGGATTACCCTTCTGTTCTCCGCCACCATGCCCCCTGAAATACATAATATCTGCAGCAGATATATGCAAAATCCCACTACTATAGAAATCGAATCACAGACTAAGACCGTGGATACTATCCATCAGGTGTATTACAGAGTTAATTATAATGAAAAGAATACTCAGTTGAACCGTCTGCTTATTGTTGAAAAGCCGGAAAGCTGCATGATTTTCTGTAACACAAAAGCAGCTGTTGACAGAGTTCAGAGCTTCCTTACCAAAAAGGGTTATTCTTCTCAGGCTCTTCACGGTGATATCCCACAGAGTAAGCGACTGAATACCATACAGCAATTTAAACAGGGAAAGTTTCATATTCTGGTGGCAACAGATGTTGCTGCAAGGGGTATTCATATCGAGGGTCTTTCCCTTGTAATTAACTACGATGTCCCCAATGACAAGGATAACTATGTACACAGAATCGGACGTACAGGAAGAGCCGGACATGATGGTCGCGCTTTTTCACTTGTTACGGGTGATGACATTATTAGTTTATATGAGATTGAAGAACATATAGGAGCTTTGGTGCCGGAGGAGGAACTGCCGGACGAGAGTACCTTTAACAAGGCACTGGTTGAAGCAGAGCAATGGATTAAAACAAATTCTTTAAAGGACAAAGCTCCCCGTTCAACTTCCTCAGAATCAACTGATATTAAAAAGAAAAGCTCATACAGCAAAGACCCTCAGAAAACACCTCGTTCAAAGCCGGATTATTCGAGACGTCCGGTTACTCAAGGAAAACCCGCGGGTAAATCTCTTTCCTCTGAGCCAAGGCCCGAAAGAATTAACAAGGGTAATGCAATACATTCCGACAAGAGACCGCCCAAAACAACACCAGTTGCTGCAGGAATTTCAAAACCTCCTATACGCTCGGTTTCAAGGCATGTTTCGCCAAATAAAACACAGGGATTACCCTCAAATGATTTGAGACGTTCCGCTCCTGTTCAGTCCTCTAACAAGGTTCAGACCTCCGGTGTTGTAAACAGTAAAAGCACTGCCAATACTTCCAAGACAAATAAACAGTCTGTGATTAAAAAGATTCTTAATAAAATTTTTGGCAGATAG
- the rpmG gene encoding 50S ribosomal protein L33, producing MRVKITLACTDCKQRNYSNMKNKKNDPDRLELKKYCKFCHKHTVHKETK from the coding sequence ATGAGAGTTAAGATTACGCTCGCATGTACTGATTGTAAACAGAGAAATTATTCTAACATGAAGAATAAGAAGAATGACCCAGATAGACTTGAACTTAAAAAATATTGCAAATTCTGTCACAAGCACACTGTTCATAAGGAAACAAAATAG
- the secE gene encoding preprotein translocase subunit SecE, translated as MAENEVKKVSRLKKSGQGIVKLYREIKAELKKVIWPNRTQLINNTATVLIFCLIVGAIIWVADFGFTKLAEVVFTK; from the coding sequence ATGGCTGAAAACGAGGTTAAAAAAGTATCTCGGTTAAAAAAGAGTGGACAAGGAATTGTAAAGTTGTACAGAGAGATCAAAGCTGAGCTGAAGAAGGTTATTTGGCCAAATAGAACTCAGCTTATAAACAATACCGCGACAGTACTTATTTTCTGCCTGATTGTTGGCGCGATAATATGGGTTGCTGATTTCGGATTTACGAAGCTCGCTGAGGTTGTATTTACGAAGTAA
- the nusG gene encoding transcription termination/antitermination protein NusG, translating to MSEETKWYVVHTYSGYENKVKANLEKIVENRSMQDYIVDIVVPMEEQIEIKDGKKKATLKKVFPGYVLVKMIMSDESWYIVRNTRGVTGFVGPGSKPVPLSDDEVKAMGVEEFAPEVDYEVNDNVRVTSGPLENFIGIVEEINLEKKKVRVSVSMFGRETPVELELTQIQKI from the coding sequence ATGTCTGAAGAAACTAAGTGGTACGTTGTTCATACTTATTCAGGGTATGAAAACAAAGTTAAAGCAAATCTTGAAAAGATAGTTGAAAACAGAAGTATGCAGGATTACATCGTTGACATTGTTGTTCCGATGGAAGAGCAGATTGAGATCAAGGATGGCAAGAAAAAGGCTACTCTTAAGAAAGTATTTCCAGGGTATGTTCTTGTCAAAATGATTATGTCGGACGAGTCTTGGTATATCGTTAGAAATACCAGAGGGGTTACCGGCTTTGTAGGACCAGGATCAAAACCAGTGCCTTTGTCTGATGACGAAGTTAAGGCAATGGGAGTTGAAGAATTTGCTCCGGAAGTAGATTACGAAGTTAATGATAATGTCAGAGTTACATCCGGACCTCTTGAAAACTTTATCGGGATTGTCGAAGAGATTAATCTTGAGAAAAAGAAGGTTAGAGTTTCTGTATCAATGTTTGGCAGAGAGACTCCTGTTGAACTTGAATTGACACAGATTCAGAAAATTTAG
- the rplK gene encoding 50S ribosomal protein L11 — protein sequence MAKKIAGYVKLQIPAGKATPAPPVGPALGQHGVNIMGFCKEFNERTAKDAGLIIPVVITVYADRSFSFITKTPPAAVLLKKACKIESGSGKPNKDKVAKITMDEVRKIAEQKMPDLNAASVDAAARMIAGTARSMGIVVVE from the coding sequence ATGGCAAAGAAAATTGCAGGTTACGTAAAACTTCAAATTCCTGCGGGGAAGGCAACTCCGGCTCCACCGGTTGGACCAGCATTAGGACAGCATGGCGTTAACATTATGGGTTTTTGTAAGGAATTTAACGAGAGAACAGCAAAAGACGCAGGACTTATTATTCCTGTTGTTATAACAGTATACGCTGACAGATCGTTTTCCTTCATAACAAAGACTCCTCCAGCGGCTGTTCTTCTGAAAAAGGCGTGCAAGATTGAGAGCGGCTCTGGTAAGCCAAACAAGGATAAAGTTGCGAAGATTACAATGGATGAAGTTCGTAAAATAGCTGAGCAGAAAATGCCTGATTTAAATGCAGCAAGTGTTGATGCAGCAGCAAGAATGATTGCTGGTACTGCTCGCAGCATGGGTATCGTAGTAGTTGAATAA
- the rplA gene encoding 50S ribosomal protein L1, which translates to MFRGKKYQESSKLIDRLKLYEPSEALELTQKTAKAKFDETIEVHVKLGVDSRHADQQVRGAVVLPHGTGKKVRVLVFAKGDKAKEAEQAGADFVGAEELVTKIQNENWFEYDVVVATPDMMGVVGRLGKVLGPKGLMPNPKAGTVAMDVARAIADIKAGKIEYRLDKTNIIHCPIGKASFGNEKLMDNFRTLLGAIVKAKPAAAKGQYLKSVVVTSTMGPGIKINPLRVE; encoded by the coding sequence ATGTTTAGAGGAAAGAAGTATCAAGAAAGCTCAAAACTTATTGATAGATTAAAGCTTTATGAACCTTCAGAGGCTCTTGAACTTACTCAGAAAACTGCTAAGGCAAAGTTTGATGAGACAATCGAAGTTCATGTTAAGCTTGGTGTTGACTCCAGACATGCAGACCAACAGGTTAGAGGTGCGGTAGTACTTCCTCACGGAACTGGTAAAAAGGTTAGAGTGTTGGTATTTGCAAAAGGAGATAAGGCAAAGGAAGCAGAACAAGCCGGAGCTGATTTTGTTGGTGCTGAAGAATTAGTAACAAAAATTCAGAACGAGAACTGGTTTGAATATGATGTAGTTGTAGCAACTCCAGACATGATGGGTGTTGTTGGTAGATTAGGTAAGGTTTTAGGTCCTAAGGGTCTTATGCCTAACCCAAAAGCAGGTACTGTAGCAATGGACGTAGCAAGAGCTATTGCCGACATTAAAGCCGGTAAGATTGAGTACAGACTTGATAAAACAAATATAATTCACTGTCCTATTGGAAAAGCATCATTTGGTAATGAGAAGCTTATGGATAATTTCCGTACTCTTCTTGGAGCTATTGTAAAGGCTAAGCCAGCTGCTGCAAAGGGTCAGTATTTGAAGAGTGTTGTTGTTACTTCAACAATGGGACCTGGTATAAAAATCAATCCATTGAGAGTTGAATAA
- the rplJ gene encoding 50S ribosomal protein L10, which produces MPSNKILEQKKQVVTDLTEKIKSAQSIVLADYRGLTVEQDTELRNALRKAGVEYKVVKNTLTSLAMKESGIEVDDFLTGPTAMAISSSDAVAPAKVLSEFAKKFEKLELKVGVVEGKVIDLEGVKALAELPSREVLIAKVLGGFNAPISGFVNVLNGNMRGLVVALNAIAEQKANA; this is translated from the coding sequence TTGCCTAGTAACAAGATTCTTGAACAGAAGAAACAAGTTGTAACAGATTTAACTGAAAAGATAAAGTCTGCGCAATCAATTGTACTTGCTGATTATAGAGGATTAACTGTTGAACAGGATACTGAACTCAGAAACGCTCTTAGAAAAGCCGGAGTTGAATATAAGGTAGTTAAGAATACATTGACAAGCCTTGCAATGAAGGAAAGCGGAATTGAGGTAGATGACTTTTTAACAGGACCAACAGCCATGGCTATCAGTTCATCTGATGCTGTAGCGCCTGCAAAAGTTCTTTCAGAGTTTGCAAAGAAATTTGAAAAACTCGAACTTAAAGTAGGTGTTGTTGAAGGTAAGGTTATAGATCTTGAAGGCGTTAAGGCTCTTGCTGAGTTACCATCACGTGAGGTGCTTATTGCAAAGGTTTTGGGTGGCTTCAATGCTCCTATATCCGGTTTTGTAAATGTATTGAACGGCAATATGAGAGGTTTGGTTGTAGCATTGAATGCTATTGCTGAACAAAAAGCAAATGCTTAA
- the rplL gene encoding 50S ribosomal protein L7/L12 yields the protein MASEKVVKLIEDVKNLTVLELSELVKALEEEFGVSAAAPVAVAAAPAAGGAAPAAEEKTEFDVILKDVGADKIKVIKVVREATGLGLKEAKDLVDGAPKTIKENVSKDDAAAIEAKFKEVGATVEIK from the coding sequence ATGGCTAGCGAAAAGGTTGTAAAGTTAATTGAAGATGTAAAGAATTTGACAGTTTTAGAATTATCAGAACTCGTAAAGGCTCTTGAAGAAGAATTCGGAGTATCAGCAGCAGCTCCTGTAGCAGTAGCAGCAGCACCTGCAGCAGGTGGAGCAGCTCCAGCAGCAGAAGAAAAGACTGAATTCGACGTTATATTAAAGGACGTTGGAGCAGACAAAATCAAGGTTATCAAAGTTGTTAGAGAAGCAACTGGTCTTGGTTTGAAAGAAGCTAAGGATCTCGTTGATGGCGCGCCTAAGACTATCAAAGAGAATGTTTCAAAGGACGATGCAGCTGCAATTGAAGCTAAGTTCAAAGAAGTTGGAGCAACTGTTGAAATTAAATAA